A window of the Synechococcus sp. M16.1 genome harbors these coding sequences:
- a CDS encoding NAD+ synthase yields MRIALAQLNPVVGDFESNAKRILEAVRRAEEQAIELVLTPELSLWGYPPRDQLLEPSRLQQQDTVLQWLVNQLNSSVNLLVGAALPASDARSPRLHNGVVLVNRLGWRPIAQKQLLPSYDVFDERRYFRPGHGPCLLSLPNGKRLGLTICEDLWVDDGLQRERLDGPDPIDQLIPEQPDLVINLAASPFDASKPALRQQLAAAAAQRLNCPLIYLNQVGGNDELVFDGASFVVGADGAVQLELPVCEEHLAVWDSGHPTPVQSRGQIQPMDPLERLFRALVLGVRDYARKCGFNKALLGLSGGIDSALVAVIASAALGNEAVSALLMPSPWSSAGSIDDALALADRLGLQTNTVPIAGLMEGYDQALTAPLGATPQGVTAENLQSRIRGTLLMAVANQQGQLLLTTGNKSELAVGYCTLYGDMNGGLSVIGDLYKTSVFALCDWLDSEAARGCRQALGLPTHGELVGEAIRRKPPSAELRPNQKDSDSLPDYDALDSLLKALIQERQSGPTLVAAGHDPALVQRVERLLKRAEFKRRQAAPLLKVSPQAFGSGWRLPIAAA; encoded by the coding sequence ATGCGCATCGCCCTGGCCCAACTCAACCCCGTGGTCGGCGACTTCGAGAGCAACGCGAAGCGGATTCTGGAGGCCGTGCGCAGGGCAGAAGAGCAGGCTATTGAGCTGGTGCTCACCCCTGAACTCTCCCTCTGGGGGTATCCCCCCCGGGACCAGTTGCTCGAGCCCAGCCGCCTCCAACAGCAGGACACGGTGCTGCAGTGGCTGGTGAACCAACTGAACAGCAGCGTCAACCTGTTGGTGGGAGCTGCGCTGCCCGCATCAGATGCCCGCAGTCCACGGCTGCACAACGGTGTGGTGCTGGTGAATCGCCTGGGCTGGCGGCCGATTGCCCAGAAACAACTGCTGCCCAGTTACGACGTCTTCGATGAGCGGCGCTACTTCCGCCCGGGCCATGGGCCCTGCCTGCTCAGCCTGCCCAACGGGAAACGACTGGGCCTCACCATCTGCGAAGACCTCTGGGTGGATGACGGCCTGCAGCGCGAGCGCCTAGACGGACCGGATCCCATCGATCAACTGATCCCCGAACAGCCGGATCTGGTGATCAATCTGGCGGCTTCCCCCTTCGATGCCTCCAAGCCAGCCTTGCGCCAACAGCTGGCGGCGGCGGCGGCGCAACGCCTCAATTGCCCCCTGATCTACCTCAATCAAGTGGGGGGCAACGACGAGCTGGTGTTCGACGGGGCCAGTTTTGTGGTGGGAGCCGATGGCGCCGTGCAGCTGGAGCTCCCCGTCTGTGAGGAGCACCTGGCGGTCTGGGACAGCGGCCATCCCACCCCTGTGCAGTCCCGCGGCCAGATTCAACCCATGGATCCCCTGGAGCGGCTGTTCCGCGCCCTGGTGCTTGGGGTGCGTGACTACGCCCGGAAATGCGGGTTCAACAAGGCATTGCTGGGGTTGAGCGGCGGCATCGACTCAGCGCTGGTGGCCGTGATCGCCAGCGCAGCCCTTGGGAACGAGGCGGTCTCAGCGCTGTTGATGCCCTCCCCCTGGAGCTCGGCTGGATCCATCGACGACGCCTTGGCCTTGGCCGACCGGTTGGGACTGCAGACCAACACCGTGCCGATCGCCGGCCTGATGGAGGGCTACGACCAGGCCCTCACCGCACCGCTGGGGGCAACGCCCCAGGGCGTGACGGCGGAAAATCTGCAATCACGCATTCGCGGCACCCTGCTGATGGCCGTGGCCAACCAGCAGGGCCAACTGCTGCTCACCACCGGCAACAAATCCGAGCTGGCCGTGGGGTACTGCACCCTCTACGGCGACATGAACGGCGGGCTTTCGGTGATTGGCGATCTCTACAAAACCAGCGTGTTTGCCCTGTGCGACTGGCTCGACAGCGAAGCAGCCCGGGGCTGCCGCCAGGCGCTGGGACTCCCGACCCACGGGGAGCTGGTGGGGGAGGCGATTCGACGCAAACCCCCCAGCGCCGAGCTCAGGCCCAACCAGAAAGACAGCGACTCCCTGCCCGACTACGACGCTCTGGACTCCCTGCTCAAAGCCCTGATCCAGGAGCGCCAGTCTGGACCAACCCTGGTGGCGGCCGGCCATGATCCCGCCCTTGTTCAACGGGTGGAACGGTTGCTGAAACGGGCCGAGTTCAAGCGTCGCCAGGCGGCACCGTTGCTCAAGGTGAGTCCCCAGGCCTTCGGCAGCGGCTGGCGGTTGCCCATTGCAGCGGCCTAA
- the ald gene encoding alanine dehydrogenase — translation MAASVLSAPMASIGVPKEIKLDEQRVALTPDAVRELVSQGLEVRIETGAGAGAGIGDDAFAAAGAQMVSRDEAWGAHLVVKVKEPQAEEFVYLRKDMVLFTYLHLAAYPSVGEALLEAGTAAIAYETVQLENGSLPLLAPMSEIAGRLAAQVGAHLLEKPHGGRGVLMGGCTGVQPARVVVLGAGTVGWNAARTAAAMDAEVLLLDRSPQRLRSLEADRRGRLMSVVSSRGLLERLVPTADLVIGAVLTPGGRAPTLVDEQMVKQMRPGSVIVDVAIDQGGCIATSQETTHRDPTVAIHGVQHYAVGNMPGAVPFTSTEALVSVTLPYILGIAGRGLEEAVTERPELISGLNTVQGSVCHPGVAKALGVPPRHPMACLR, via the coding sequence ATGGCAGCCTCCGTTCTCTCGGCCCCGATGGCCAGCATCGGTGTGCCGAAGGAGATCAAGCTCGATGAGCAGCGCGTGGCGCTGACTCCCGATGCGGTGCGGGAGCTGGTGAGCCAAGGCTTGGAGGTGCGCATTGAAACCGGAGCCGGGGCTGGAGCGGGAATCGGTGACGACGCCTTCGCCGCCGCCGGTGCCCAAATGGTGAGCCGCGACGAGGCCTGGGGCGCCCATTTGGTGGTGAAGGTGAAGGAACCGCAGGCGGAGGAATTTGTCTATCTGCGGAAGGACATGGTGCTGTTCACCTACCTGCACCTGGCCGCCTATCCCAGCGTTGGCGAGGCCCTGCTGGAGGCAGGCACCGCCGCCATCGCCTACGAAACCGTGCAGCTGGAGAACGGCAGCCTGCCGTTGCTGGCACCGATGAGCGAAATCGCGGGGCGCTTGGCGGCCCAGGTGGGCGCCCACCTGCTGGAGAAACCCCACGGCGGCCGCGGCGTGCTGATGGGGGGCTGCACCGGCGTGCAACCGGCCCGGGTGGTGGTGCTTGGCGCCGGCACCGTGGGATGGAATGCCGCACGAACGGCCGCCGCCATGGATGCCGAGGTGTTGCTGCTCGACCGCTCACCCCAGCGGTTGCGCAGCCTGGAGGCCGACCGGCGCGGTCGCTTGATGAGTGTGGTGAGCAGCCGCGGACTTCTGGAACGGTTGGTGCCGACGGCGGATCTGGTGATCGGAGCCGTGCTCACCCCCGGCGGGCGCGCCCCCACCCTGGTGGACGAGCAGATGGTGAAGCAGATGCGGCCCGGTTCGGTGATCGTGGATGTGGCCATCGACCAGGGCGGCTGCATCGCCACCAGCCAGGAGACGACCCACCGCGATCCCACCGTGGCGATCCACGGCGTGCAGCACTACGCCGTGGGCAACATGCCTGGTGCGGTGCCGTTCACCTCCACCGAAGCCCTGGTGAGCGTGACCCTCCCGTACATCCTGGGCATCGCCGGGCGGGGCCTGGAGGAAGCGGTGACGGAACGACCGGAACTCATCTCCGGCCTGAACACTGTGCAGGGATCGGTCTGCCACCCCGGCGTGGCCAAAGCACTTGGGGTGCCGCCGCGGCATCCGATGGCCTGCCTGCGTTAG